ATCCTGACGATCGTCTACATCATCCTGGTCTGGAATCAGATCGACTTCGCGAAAGTCGGCGCGCTGCCCAATGGCAACATCCAGCAGCTGATCGGTGGATTCGTCTTCATGATGACCGGATTCGGGCTCGGCTGGGTGCAGGCTGCTGCGGACTACTCGCGCTATCTGCCCCGCAAATCCTCGAGCCGCGGGGTCGTCGGCTGGACCACGTTCGGCTCCTCACTTGCCCCCGTTATCCTGGTCATTTTCGGTCTGCTGCTGGCCGGGTCGTCGACCAAGCTGAACAGCGCAATCGCGAACGATCCGATCGGCGCACTCACGAGCATCCTGCCGGTCTGGTTCCTGATCCCGTTCGCGATCGTCGCGGTGCTCGGGCTGATCGGCGGCGCCGTGCTTGACATCTACTCGTCGGGCATCGCCCTGCTCAGCGCCGGCGTGAAGATTCCGCGCCCGGTGGCTGCGGGCATCGACGGTGTCATCATGATCATCGGCGCCGTGTTCATCGTGTTCTTCTCCTCCAGCTTCATCGGGCCGTTCCAAGGCTTCCTGATCACCCTGGGCACGCCGATCGCGGCATGGTGCGGCATCTTCCTGGCCGACATGATGCTGCGTCGCCGTGACTACGCGGACAAGGATCTGTTCAACCCGCGCGGCCGCTACGGCAGCGTGAACGCGCTGGCCGTCGGCGCACTGATCGTCGGCACGGCGGTCGGTTGGGGCCTCATCACCAACCCGATCACCGATGCGCACTGGCTGGACTGGCTCGGCTATCTGCTCGAACCGTTCGGACTCGGCGGACGCACCGGCGCGTGGGCGTTCGCCAACCTGGGTGTGCTCGTCGCCCTGGTGATCGGCTTCCTCGCCGTCATCATCTTCGGGCGAGGCACCATCCGTCGTCAGGAAGCGGTTCCGGATGCTGTGGGTGCCGCGACCGAGCAGGCGTAACGACCGTGGCCCAGAACTCAGCACATGGCACGCCGTGGCTGGTGGCGATCGACATGCAGACGATCTTCGGCGATCCGTCGAGCCCGTGGTCGAGCGCGGGCTACGGGGATGCGTCCGCAGGCATCCGCCGGTTGCTGCCGCGATTCGCAGACCGGGTGATCTACACACGCTTCATCGCGCCGGAGCATCCTGTCGGGTCGTGGGTGCCGTATTACAAGGACTGGTCCTTCGCCCTGGTGCCCGCTGACGACCCGCTGTACGACGTGACGAGCGAGTTCGACACAGCCGGGCACTCGATCGTGAGTCGCACGACGTTCGGCAAGTGGGGTGAGGAGCTCGCCGCGGCAATGCACGGCAGCACGGAGATGGTGCTGGCCGGGGTCTCCACGGACTGTTGCGTGCTCTCGACCGCGCTCGGTGCAGCGGATGCCGGGGTGCACGTTCGCGTCGTATCGGATGCCTGCGCCGGGGTCAGTCCCGCCGACCACCAGCGCGCGCTCGACGCCATGGCGCTCTACGGCCCGTTGATCGAGATCGTGACGGTCGACCAGGTGCTCGCGGATTCGGCGTGACCGCGCGGTCCTTTGCGGGCGGCGGCTCGGCCGTGGGCCGGGGCTCATCGGCAGGGCAGGGCTCATCGGCAAGGCAGGGCTCCTTGGCGGGTAGGCTCGACCGGGCAACGGCGGCACTATATGGGCTTGCGATTGGCGATGCGCTCGGCATGCCGACGCAGCTGATGTCGCCGCAGCAGGTTCGGGAGCACTTCGGCGTGATCGATGGATTTCGGGCGGCTGATGCCGATCATCCGATCGCGGCAGGGATGTCGGCCGGCCGGATCACGGACGACACGGAGCAGGCTCTCCTGCTGGCGCGCGCACTGGTTGCCGGCGGCGGGCACGTGGACCCCGCAGGCTTCGCCCGGTCGCTCGTCGAGTGGGAAGACGACATGCGCGCACGGGGTTCGCTCGATCTGCTCGGCCCGTCCACGAAGGCGGCCGTCGCCGCTGTCGTTGCGGGCACACCGGCCACCGAGGCCGGCCGATTCGGCACGACGAACGGCGCAGCCATGCGCGTGACGCCGGTCGGACTTGTACGGCGCGTACGTGTCGCGGACGATCTGCGGGCGGCGGATGACCCACGTGTTGCGGAGGATCCGCGTGCCGACCCAGGCCCGCGTGCCGACGAACGCCCGGGTGCCGACGAGCTGAGTGCGCTCGTGGACCTCGTCGCCGAAGCCGGTCTGGTCTCGCACAACACATCGATCGCGATCGCCGGAGCGGCGGCGGTGGCGGCGGCGGTGAGCGCGGGAATCGACGGCGCATCCGTCACGCAGGGCATCGAAATCGCGATCCGTGCGGCTGCGGTCGGTGGAAAGCGCGGGCACTGGATCGCCGGGGCCGACGTTTCGCGTCGCATCGAGTGGGCTGTGTCACTGGCGCGACCGGATGACTCGCAGGGTTCGCTGCGCGACATCACCGAACTGGTGGGAACGAGCCTGGCAACGCAGGAGTCTGTGCCAGCGGCCTTCGGCGTTCTCGCGCTCTTCGGTGCCGACCCATGGAAAGCCTGCTGCGCCGCGGCCTCGCTCGGCGGCGACACCGACACGATCGCCGCGATGGTCGGCGCGGTTGCAGGAGCGTGTTCCGGGATGCGCGGTCTGCCCGAGGCAGCTGTGGAAACGGTGCGATTGGTGAACGGGCTGGACCTCGCGCCGTTGGCGCGCCAGCTGTTGGAGCTGAGGTGAGCCTCGAACCCGCCGATGCGCCTGGCCGCGGGCAGGGCAGTGAGCCCGCCGATGCACCCGGCCTCGAACCCGCCGATGCGCCGGGCCGCGTGGCCGGCCCCGCAGATCACTCGGTCTACGTACCGCGGCTCATCTGTGCCGGCAACGTTGTGATCGATCTCGTTGCCACCGTGCCCATGCTGCCTGAGCGCGGTGGCGACGTGATCGCGCACGCGGAAGGGCTGCATCCTGGCGGCGCATTCAACGTGATGGTCGCATCAGCGCGCCAAGGCCTGCCCGCCGCGTATGCGGGCGCGCACGGAACGGGGCCGTTCGGCGACCTGGCGCGCGCGGCGATGGCGACCGAAGGCATCCGCGTGCTGTTGCAGCCGACGCCGGAGTCTGACACCGGCTACGACATCGCGCTTACGGATGCTGGCGGCGAGCGCACGTTCGTGACCGTCGTCGGTGCAGAGGCAACGCTCACCGACGAGCGGCTTGCGGCTGTTTCAGTGGGCGGTAGAGACAGCGTCGTCGCTTCGGGATACGGTCTACTGCGCGACCCGAATGCCAGCGCGATCGCCGAATGGCTTGGGCATATTCCCGATTCGGCATGCGTTCTGTTCGACCCGGGCCCGCTCGGGCACGACATCGCACCGGACATTCTGAATGCCGTGCTGGAACGAGCCGATTGGTTCAGTTGCAACGAGCGCGAAGCCTTGCGTTTGACCGGCACAAAAGACGCCGGTACTGCGAGCGAAGTGTTGGTCGCCCGATCACCGCGGTGTGGCATCGTGGTGAGGCTCGGCGCGCGCGGCTGTCTGCTCGTGCTTCCGGGTGAGCTGCCTCGTCTGTCCCAGAGCTTTGCGGTCGCCGCGGTCGATACCAATGGCGCTGGTGACGCGCACGTAGGAGCGTTCCTCGCCGCTCTGTCCGCAGGGCTGTCCCCAGATGCGGCGGCACGGCGCGCGAATGCCGCCGCAGCTCTTTCGGTCACCCGCCGCGGCCCCGCTACGGCGCCGACGCACGCCGAGCTCGATGACTTCTTGGCGCGTCGGCCTCCGTTGTGGTCCGCGTCCGCGGGTCGGTGATCGGCATCCGCGGGTCTGCGAGCGGCATTGGCGTACCATGTGTGCGCTCAGTGACTGGGTGGCGAAGCCCATGTGCCATTCATAGTGCGAGCAACGGCGGAATCGACGAATTGCGCACAATTTGCCCGCATTTGACTCGCTCGTCCTTTCGTGGAGACCTCCCGAAGGGACCGGGAGCGGAAGAGGTCCCTGAGGTCCGGCCTTCATGGGGTGCCGGTTCGAAAGTAGTCAGTTGAAATTCGCCTCATTAACACGACGCGCATTGATTAATGTTCAGCAAAAGGCTATTGATCACTGTACAGTGAACATATGTCCAAAGTTGAACGTTTAGCGATAGCAGCTCTCCGCAAAGCCGTTCCCAAGGCGCGGATCGAATTGATAGCTTCAGGAGATAGCGCTGCAGACGCGAGTATTCAATTCGGGGACGGCGCACCGCTCAAAGTGGATCTTCGTTGGGCGGGTCACGGCTTTCCCCGTGATGTGGAAAGGGCCGCAGCGCCGCGTGTTGGCTCATACCCGCTGGTCGTCGCCGCATATTCCTTGTCCCCAGGAGGCCGCGACATCCTGAACGCTCGAGGTATCAGCTGGGTGACGATGTCGGGCGCAGCGCAGTTGCATGTGGGATCGATCTTGGTGGAGCGCGATGGTGAAGCGGTGCCCCCGGCCTCTCTGCAGGACAGTGGCACGAAATTCCCGCGTTGGACAGCTTCCTTGGAGACAATCGCGGAGACGATTCTGACCGGATTTGCTCAGTTTCGGAACCCAGTGCTTCCGACGGTCCGCGAACTGGCAGACCGTACAGAACTCTCGGTTGGTACGGTATCGACAGCCGTAAGAGAGTTCGCACGACTCGGGTGGGCTACGGCTGATGTTGGTCGAGGTAGAACCGCTACCCGTCGTTTGACGCAGCCGGGACTGATGCTGGATTCGTGGGCGAGACAGGCTGCGCGATCCACTGGCATCAGCGGTTACTCGTCGATCTGGGGCGACCCAACGCAAACCGCAAGGGCGATCCAGAGCGAACTCGGCCATGACGTGGCCTTCGGTGGGCGTTTCGCTGCCGACATGCTCGCCCCGTTCTCCACGGCAGTGCCGCGTCTGCGCTGCTACGTGAAACTCGATTTAGATGTCAACGCTCGGCAGCGCCGCTTGCAGGCAGCCGGCGTTACGGCGTTCGCGGCGGAGTCGACTGTCGAAGTCGCTTCCACCAATGGCGCGGTATTGGCGGCGGCCTCTTCGCGCAATGGGCTCCGCCTCGTCTCGCCCGTCCGTGTGTACTCAGACCTACTTGTCGAGGACGCCCGGGGCCCAGAAGCGGCCGTCCACCTGAGAGAGACTGTCCTAAGGTTCTAACGTGCCTCCACATTCACCCCGCAGCCGCGAAGGTCGCGAGCTTGCTGAGCAAGCGTTCGACAAGTTACTTGATGCCTGCGGTGACAAATGGCAGGAGTTGGTCCTGATTGGTGGCCTTATCCCTGACACGCTGGTTGAGTCGTCAGAACCGCACCAAGGGACCCTCGATGTGGATGTGCTTTTGTCGCTCGCACTCGAATACGACAGAGACGATGAAGACTATTCCTGGCTGGAGGCTGCACTCAAGAAGGCTGAATTTGTCAAGGCAAAGCCGAATATCAGCTGGCGGTGGATTGTTGAGGTCGACCAGTCGCCAGTGATTGTGGAATTCCTGGTCGACGTTCCCGACAACCTCGAATCGGAGATCAACCTTCCGGGCACTCGTGACCTGACTGCGATGAACCTATCTGGACCAGGGCCGGCGTTAAAAGACGCGCGCGTAATCGAGTTGGGTGGCCGACTAGCTCGCGCGGCAGGGGTCGGCGGCTACCTCACCGCGAAAGCAGGCGCGATCGTGCGGCGCGACCTGCGGAAGGATTTCTATGATTTCGCATTCGTTGTGATCCATGCGGTCCGCGCCGAGGGACCGGACGCCGTTGCGATGGCCGTCGCCAGCGCTTGCGTTCCCGGACTTACGGTGATTCGAAACCCGCGCGAAGACGTAATTAGCGCGTGTCATCGGTTCGACGGACCGCACTCGAACGGTGCTCGCATTTATGCCGCCGAAGCGCGAGCCGCCGGCTCGACGACAGACATTGCAGCCCTCCAGGCTCAAGCGCAAGGAGCTATCGGTGCGTTCTTATCAGCATTTGAGCGAAGCGATCCCCAGATCTAACGTGAACTAACTCCGCACCGTATTCGCGACTCGCAGACCTTCGGGTTCGTGAGAGGTATTGCCGCAATGGCCGCAGCAACGGTTCCAACTTGCCAGCGCGAATGCCGCTGCGGCTCTCGCGGTCACGCGCCGCGGCCCCCCAACGGCACCTACGCACGCCGAGGTGGACGACTTCCTGCGCCATCGGCCGGGTCTGTGATCGGCGCCCGCGGGTGGTGAGTGCGCGTTCCGTAACAGGCTGGCGATGCCTCTGTGCCATTCATAGTGCTCGTTGTGTCGGAATCCCTTGCCATTCCAGCACTTCGCGCACTCCGAATGAAGGCACAGGCACCGGAGGGCAGGAAAGATAAGGAATTCACCCAATGACCGGTTGGGGCCTTAGAGGACAGGCTGAGTTTAGTCAAACGAATTGACAGCCCCGACCTCGAAAGCGGTGAACAGTCAGATGCTGTACTCGGAACTGTACGCTCAGCAGCGATTGAACGAACTGGAAACGGAACGACGCGCGCGGGCGCAACACATCGCAGAACAACGCCTTGCAGAACAACGCATCGCAGAACAGCGCATCGCAGACCACTGGCGCGCGGATGCCGATCAGGCTCGTCTCGCAGCGGCGGCTCGACCGCGTCACGCCAAGCGGCGTGCTCCGTCAGCGGCTCGCACGACGAACATGTCCGGCTGGGCGTAGCCGTGCTCGGCGAACGCGCCATCGATGGCGGCTTGCACGTGTGAGATCAGGTGGCTGGGAACGAGCGCGATCGCGGACCCGCCGAAACCGCCGCCGGTCATCCGTGCGCCGAGGGCGCCGAAGTTCTGTGAGATTTCTACGGCGAGGTCCAGTTCGGGCACCGACACCTCGAAGTCGTTGCGCAATGAACGGTGCGATGCGTCCAGCAGGTCGCCGATCGCGGCGGGGCCCTGCTCACGGAGCAGCCTGACGGTGTCGAGAACCCGCTGATTCTCCGTCACGACGTGACGCACCCGCCGGAACGTCTCACCGTCGAGTACGTCACGCGCGTGCATGAGCTCGGCAACTGACACATCGCGCAGGGACGCAACGCCAAGCGCTCTCGCACCGGCCTCGCAGGAGGCGCGGCGTGCGGCGTAGTCGCCGTCGGCGTGGGCATGCTCGACCTTGGTGTCGATCACGAGGATCGCCAGGCCGGCGTCATCGAGCCCCAACGGGATCACCGCGGATTCCAGGCTGCGGCAGTCGATGAAGATCGCAGAATCGGCGCTGCCCAGTAGCGATGCGGACTGATCGAGGATGCCGGTCGGTGCGCCGACCACCTCGTTCTCAGCGAGATGGCCCACGGTGACGAGCGTGTTGAGGTCGAAGTCGAGCCGCCAGGCATCGTTCAGTGCGACGGCTACGGCGCACTCGATCGCGGCGGATGAGGACAGACCGACACCGATGGGGACATCCGATTCGAGAAACAGGTCAAAGCCGGGAACGGCGGCCAGATCCGCACCGACCTGCCCGAGCGCCCAGGCGACGCCGAGTGGGTACGCGGACCAGCCGCTGACCGTTTCCGGCCCGATCTCGGAGAGTTCGATTTCGACGGCGTCGTCGGCGAATGCGCTGGCGACGCGGATTCGACGGTCGTCTCGCACAGCCAGTGCCGCGATAGCGTGACGGTTGATTGCGAAGGGCAAGACGAAACCGTCGTTGTAGTCCGTGTGCTCGCCGATCAGGTTCACCCGCCCCGGGGCGGCCCACAGACCCTGCGGGGCGGAATCGAAAACGCGCTCGAACCCGGCCCGCGCCGCGTCGCCGAGAGAGGGTTCGTTCGCGTCGCTCATACCGGGTTCTCCTCGTCTGACCTCGCCAGCGCGGCCCGCAGTTGTTTTGCCTGCTTTTCGGGCGGTACATCGCCGATCCACGCGCCCATTGCTGCCTCGCTGCCGGCCAAGAATTTGAGCTTATCCGCAGCTCGTCGGGGTGACGTCAACTGCAGCATGAGACGGATGTCGTTGCGATGCACCCAGATCGGTGCTTGATGCCAGGCGGCGATGTACGGAGTCGGCGTGCCATAGAGCGCATCAACCGCGCGAAGCAGCCGCAGGTACTGCACGGCCAGTTCGTCGCGCTCATCCGTGTTCGTCTCCGTGAAGTCGGCCACCTGGCGGTGCGGCAGCATGTGCACCTCGAGCGGCCAGCGTGCTGCGAACGGCACGAATGCGCTCCAATGCTCGCCCGCGAGAACCAGGCGCCCTGCGGCGCGTTCGCTGCGCAGAATGTCGTCGAAAAGCGTCGGTCCGTATGCCTCGACCGATGAGACCAGTCGCTGCGTGCGCGGCGTGATGTAGGGGTAAGCGTAAATCTGACCGTGCGGATGATGCAGGGTCACCCCGATCGCCTCGCCGCGGTTCTCGAAGGGGAAGACCTGTTGGATGCCGTCGAGAGCTGACAGTTCCGCGGTGCGGTCCGCCCACGCCTCGATCACCGTGCGGGCGCGGGAGCGGCTCAGACTGCCGAATGACCCGGTGCTTGCCGGGCTGAAGCAGACCACCTCGCACCGGCCGATTGAGGTGCGAGTGCGGCCGATGCCCAATTCGCCGAGGTCTTCGAGCCCGAGCGGTGCGTTCTCGCCAGCCAAGGCAGGACCGAATGACGGAGACCGGTTCTCGAACACGGCGACGTCGTAGTTGCTCGGCACCTCAGACGGGTTCGTGGGGGATTGCGGCGCGAGCGGGTCCAACTCAGCCGGCGGCAGCACGACCCTGTTCTGCCGCGACGCCGCGATGGAGATCCACTCACCGGTCAGCACATCTTGACGCATCGTCGCCGTGAGCGGGCGCGGCTCCAGCGTGCGCAGGTCTGCCGAGCGCTCGGGCGGCAGCGTGGAGTCGTCGTCGTCGTAGTAGATGATGTCGCGACCGTCTGCAAGCTGCGACACCTTTTTGGTGATCCCCGAGGTGAGCATGGTATTACGATAGCGAAAACCGTGCTTTCGATTACGAAAGGAATCGTAA
The Rathayibacter sp. SW19 DNA segment above includes these coding regions:
- the galT gene encoding galactose-1-phosphate uridylyltransferase, giving the protein MLTSGITKKVSQLADGRDIIYYDDDDSTLPPERSADLRTLEPRPLTATMRQDVLTGEWISIAASRQNRVVLPPAELDPLAPQSPTNPSEVPSNYDVAVFENRSPSFGPALAGENAPLGLEDLGELGIGRTRTSIGRCEVVCFSPASTGSFGSLSRSRARTVIEAWADRTAELSALDGIQQVFPFENRGEAIGVTLHHPHGQIYAYPYITPRTQRLVSSVEAYGPTLFDDILRSERAAGRLVLAGEHWSAFVPFAARWPLEVHMLPHRQVADFTETNTDERDELAVQYLRLLRAVDALYGTPTPYIAAWHQAPIWVHRNDIRLMLQLTSPRRAADKLKFLAGSEAAMGAWIGDVPPEKQAKQLRAALARSDEENPV
- a CDS encoding ADP-ribosylglycohydrolase family protein, which gives rise to MTARSFAGGGSAVGRGSSAGQGSSARQGSLAGRLDRATAALYGLAIGDALGMPTQLMSPQQVREHFGVIDGFRAADADHPIAAGMSAGRITDDTEQALLLARALVAGGGHVDPAGFARSLVEWEDDMRARGSLDLLGPSTKAAVAAVVAGTPATEAGRFGTTNGAAMRVTPVGLVRRVRVADDLRAADDPRVAEDPRADPGPRADERPGADELSALVDLVAEAGLVSHNTSIAIAGAAAVAAAVSAGIDGASVTQGIEIAIRAAAVGGKRGHWIAGADVSRRIEWAVSLARPDDSQGSLRDITELVGTSLATQESVPAAFGVLALFGADPWKACCAAASLGGDTDTIAAMVGAVAGACSGMRGLPEAAVETVRLVNGLDLAPLARQLLELR
- a CDS encoding purine-cytosine permease family protein; this translates as MTTTDDRSTAPAATGLGVEINGLNSIHESERVGQPRGLFWPWFAANVSVLGVSYGSFLLGFGISFWQATLVAVVGIVVSFLFCGFISLAGKRGSAPTLTLSRVAFGVNGNRLPSIISWLLTVGWETVLVSLAVLATSTVFKELGGSGGVLTQVIALIVVVLLVIGGGVFGFNVIMRMQVVITIVTGILTIVYIILVWNQIDFAKVGALPNGNIQQLIGGFVFMMTGFGLGWVQAAADYSRYLPRKSSSRGVVGWTTFGSSLAPVILVIFGLLLAGSSTKLNSAIANDPIGALTSILPVWFLIPFAIVAVLGLIGGAVLDIYSSGIALLSAGVKIPRPVAAGIDGVIMIIGAVFIVFFSSSFIGPFQGFLITLGTPIAAWCGIFLADMMLRRRDYADKDLFNPRGRYGSVNALAVGALIVGTAVGWGLITNPITDAHWLDWLGYLLEPFGLGGRTGAWAFANLGVLVALVIGFLAVIIFGRGTIRRQEAVPDAVGAATEQA
- the galK gene encoding galactokinase, translated to MSDANEPSLGDAARAGFERVFDSAPQGLWAAPGRVNLIGEHTDYNDGFVLPFAINRHAIAALAVRDDRRIRVASAFADDAVEIELSEIGPETVSGWSAYPLGVAWALGQVGADLAAVPGFDLFLESDVPIGVGLSSSAAIECAVAVALNDAWRLDFDLNTLVTVGHLAENEVVGAPTGILDQSASLLGSADSAIFIDCRSLESAVIPLGLDDAGLAILVIDTKVEHAHADGDYAARRASCEAGARALGVASLRDVSVAELMHARDVLDGETFRRVRHVVTENQRVLDTVRLLREQGPAAIGDLLDASHRSLRNDFEVSVPELDLAVEISQNFGALGARMTGGGFGGSAIALVPSHLISHVQAAIDGAFAEHGYAQPDMFVVRAADGARRLA
- a CDS encoding PfkB family carbohydrate kinase: MSLEPADAPGRGQGSEPADAPGLEPADAPGRVAGPADHSVYVPRLICAGNVVIDLVATVPMLPERGGDVIAHAEGLHPGGAFNVMVASARQGLPAAYAGAHGTGPFGDLARAAMATEGIRVLLQPTPESDTGYDIALTDAGGERTFVTVVGAEATLTDERLAAVSVGGRDSVVASGYGLLRDPNASAIAEWLGHIPDSACVLFDPGPLGHDIAPDILNAVLERADWFSCNEREALRLTGTKDAGTASEVLVARSPRCGIVVRLGARGCLLVLPGELPRLSQSFAVAAVDTNGAGDAHVGAFLAALSAGLSPDAAARRANAAAALSVTRRGPATAPTHAELDDFLARRPPLWSASAGR
- a CDS encoding cysteine hydrolase family protein, which codes for MAQNSAHGTPWLVAIDMQTIFGDPSSPWSSAGYGDASAGIRRLLPRFADRVIYTRFIAPEHPVGSWVPYYKDWSFALVPADDPLYDVTSEFDTAGHSIVSRTTFGKWGEELAAAMHGSTEMVLAGVSTDCCVLSTALGAADAGVHVRVVSDACAGVSPADHQRALDAMALYGPLIEIVTVDQVLADSA